TTCGACTATCGTGGTCATTGTGGCCGCGGTCATCCTCGGCGTGTTCACCAGCATCAGCGACTTCGCCCTTTATCAGGTCGTCGATCTTTTCACCTCCTGGGTTAGCTAACCCCGCCTCTTTTGCAGCCAATGTCCACTGAAACGACCACGCCCGTAGGCGCCCAATGGTTCGCCCTCCACACCCTCTCCGGCCAGGAGAACAAGGTGAAGGCTTACATTGAGAAGTTCAAAAAGGCCGAAGAACTCGAAGACTATATTTTCGATGTCCTCTTGCCGACCGAAGTCGTTTCGGAGGTCAAGAATGGTAAGAAGAGCACGAAGACTCGTAAGTTGTATCCGGGCTACGTCTTCATTCAGATGCGCCTCTTCGAAGAAAAGCGCCTGATCAACAAGCCGTGGTATTTCGTCAAGGAAGTTGCCGGTGTTATCAATTTCGTCGGCGGTGAAAACCCAGCCGCTTTGCGTCAATCCGAGATCGACGAAATCAAGGCCCGCATCGCTGAAGCCAACGGCAAAGAAGTGCCCAAGGTGTCCTACGAGCTCGGCGAAGAAGTTAAGATCACCGACGGTGCGTTTGCCAACCTCACCGGCCGCATCGACGAGATCGATCCCGCCCGTGGCAAACTCAAGATTTCCGTCTCAATTTTCGGCCGGTTCACGCCGGTCGAGCTCGAATACTGGCAGGTGCAGCGCCTCACTGAGTGAGTCGACGCCCTCTCTAAACCTACAGTCGTTCGAATTTAAAACCAAACACCCACTCCTTTACTCACATGGCCAAGAAGATCCAAGGTTACATCCGTCTCCAACTGCCCGCCGGCGCCGCCAATCCCGCGCCCCCCGTCGGTCCCGCGCTCGGCGCCCAAGGCGTCAACATCATGGCGTTCTGTAAGGAGTTCAACGCCAAGACCAAGGACCAGAACGGCATGATTCTGCCGGTCGTCATCACCGTTTACTCGGACAAGTCCTTCACCTTCATCCTCAAGTCGCCTCCTGCGTCTGTTCTCCTGAAGAAGGCCGCCAACATCGCTTCGGGCGCCGCCGCTCCGAACAAAGACAAGGTCGGCAAGGTCACCACCAAGCAGCTCGCCGAGATCTGGAAGCTGAAGAAGGCCGATATGAATGCCAAGGACGAGGCCGCTGGTATCAAGACCATCGCCGGAACCGCCCGTAACATGGGCATCGAAGTCGTCGACTAATTTTCGTTAGAAACCACAACCACTCAAAGCGGGAGTCCTACCAAGGACGTTCGCACCGCAAGGAGTAATACATGCCCGTAAAACAAAGCAAACGCTACGTCAGCGCCGTCAAGAGCGCCGATCTCACGAAAGGTTATTCCCTGGCTGAAGCCACGGAAGTCCTTTCCAAATTCCCGAAGGCCAAGTTCGACGAGACCGTCGAGCTCTCCATCCGCCTGGGCGTCGACGCGACGCAGGGTGACCAGATGGTCCGCGGCACCACGCCGTTGCCCAATGGTTCCGGCAAGAAGGTCCGTGTGATCGTTTTCACCGATGCCCCTGAGGTCGCTCTCAAGGCCGGTGCCGACGAAGCCGGCCTCGCCGAGCTCATGAAGAAGGTCAGCGAAGGCTACCTAGATTTCGACGTCGCCATCGCGACGACCGAAGCAATGAAGCAGGTCCGCACCCTCGCCCGCGTCCTCGGTCCCAAGGGCCTCATGCCCAACCCGAAGTCCGGCACCGTCACCGACGACATCGCCGCTGGCATCAAGGCCGTCAAGGCCGGCCGTGTTGAGTTCAAGATGGACAAAGCCGCCAACATCGGCGTCGGCATCGGCAAGCGTTCCTTCACGAGCGCACAACTCGTCGAGAACGCGCAGGCGGTTCTCGAAGCCATCAGCAAGGCCAAGCCGGCCTCGTTCAAGGGCACCTACATCAAGAGCGTCGGTCTCTCGTCTTCGATGAGCCCCGGCGTCCGCGTCGCCTCAACCGAGTTCACCAAACTCTAATCGGAACCCAACATGAGAGCCGAAAAACAATACCTGATCAGCGAAGTAGAGTCGCACCTCAAGAAGTCCGACTACGTCATCCTCGCCAATTTCTCGAAGGTCACCGTTTCCGACGTCGCTGAGCTCCGCGCCAGCCTCGCCGCTGAGAACGCCGAGTTCCACGTCGTCAAAAACAGCTCCCTCCGCGTGGCCGCCAAGGCCCTCGGTCTGCCTGAGTTCGACGCTGCTTCGCTGGCTGGCCCCACGGCCATCCTCGTCGGCGGCAAGAACCCGGCCGGCGTCGCGAAGATTCTCAAGACCTTCTTCGATAAGAAGCAGAAGCTTGAGGTGAAAGTCGGCGTGCTGGAGAAGAAGGTTTTCTCTGCGAAAGAACTCGCGGTGATCGCCGACCTGCCTCCGTTCGACGTGCTGCGCTCGCAGTTCCTCAGCTTGCTTACCAGCAACGCTGCGGCCTTCGTTCGCGTCCTCGACGCCAAGGTCAAAAAAGAGCAACCCGCCGCCTGATCCACAACCAACCATTTTGAGAAGATGCCGGCTTCGGCCGGCATCTTCGAAAAGCCAAAAAATCCAAAGGGGTAGAGTAGGGGATACGTCTCTTAAACGTGTTTCATTCCCGAAACCGCTAGTCCGCCCCAGGAAGTTAATACCATGAGCAACCTCACCAAAGACCAAGTCATCGAATGGCTGTCCGCCCAGCCCGTTCTCGAACTCGCCGCCCTCGTTAAAGATCTCGAAGGCAAGTGGGGCGTTTCCGCCGCCGCTGCCGTCGCTGCCGGTCCCGCCGCTGGTGGCGCCGCCGCTGCTCCCGCCGAGGAGAAGACCGAGTTCAACGTCATCCTCACCGAGGCTGGCGCGAACAAGATCGGCGTCATCAAGGAAGTCCGCGCCATTACTGGCCTGGGCCTCAAGGAAGCCAAGGACCTCGTTGAAGGCGCTCCCAAGCCCATCAAGGAAGGCGCCTCCAAGGCCGACGCCGAAGACATCAAGAAGAAGCTCGAGGCCGCTGGCGCCAAGGTCGAACTCAAGTAAGCACTTGGCGTTTAACGATCTAAATCGTCTTCAGTTTTCAGGACAGGCCGTGCATTTGCGCGGCCTGTCCTTTGCCTTTTTCGCATTTCGTTCTTTGTTTCCGTTTTCTGCCTCCGCTTTTCAAGCGGTGCGCCCTGATTTTATCGCGTCTAAACCCGCGATTATTCTGTCCATTCTCTCCACCTAACCGGGATCACCCATGGCCGTTCGCAATCAACCTGACCGCATCAACTTCGGCAAACTCCGTGAAGTTATTGTTCCGCCGAACCTGATCGAAATCCAGATCACGTCATATCTCGATTTCCTTCAGAAGGGAATCCCTGAGAAGCAACGCAAGCCCCAGGGTCTTGAGGCTGTGTTCCGCGAGGTGTTCCCCATCGAGTCCTACGATGCCCGCCTCGTCCTCGAATACGTCTCTTACACGCTCGGTGATTCCAAGAACTCCGAGCTCGAGTGTATCAAGGAAGGCATCACCTATTCGGTGCCCCTCTACGTGAAGCTCCGCCTCCGCGAGGAAGACTTCATCAAGGATGAAGAAATCTACATGGGCGAGATCCCCATGGTGACCGAGCGCGGCTCCTTCATCATCAACGGCGCCGAGCGCGTCGTCGTCTCCCAGCTCCACCGTTCGCCCGGCATCGCCTTCGAAGTGGCACCGCATGCCAACGGCAAGCCCCTCCATTCTTTCCGTGTCATTCCTGACCGCGGCACCTGGCTCGAGGTCCAGTTCGACAATAACGATCTCCTTTACGTCTATCTCGACCGCCGTCGCCGTCGCCGCAAGTTCCTCATCACGACCCTGCTCCGCGCCATCGGTTACAGCTCTGATATCGATATCCTGAACCTCTTCTATGAGATCAAGGACATCAAGATCTCCAAAGCCCTCGACCTCGAGAACGTCTCCACCCTCGTCCTCGTTGAGGATGCGATCGATGCCCAGAAGGGCGTCGTTCTCGCCCGTGCCTTTGAGCCCCTCACGAAGCAGATCGTGCGCACCTTCGAGAAGCACGGCATCTCGAGTATCCGCGTGATCGATACGTCCTCCGACGAAGGCGCCATCATCCGCGCCCTCAAGAAGGACCCGACCCGCAACGAAGAAGAGGCCCTCAAGGAAATCTACAAGCGTCTGCGTCCGGGCGAGCCCCCGACCACCGCCAACGCCAAGGCCCTCCTCAAGCGTTTGTTCTTCGACCCGAAGCGCTACGACCTCGGTCGCGTCGGCCGTTACAAGATCAACCAGAAGCTCGGCCTCAAGGTTGACCTTGAGCAGCGCATTCTCGAGTCCGGTGACATCACCGCCGCCACCAAGTATCTCGTCCGCCTCAAGCGCGGCGAGGGCGTCGTGGACGACATCGACCATCTCGGTTCACGCCGCGTCCGCACCGTCGGCGAGCTCCTCGCCAATCAGTGCCGCGTCGGCCTCAGCCGCACCGAGCGTCTCGTTCGCGAGCGCATGACCATGTATGACCAGTCCGTCGATTCGATCACGCCCCAGAAGCTGATCAACCCGAAGGCTCTCACCACGGTCATCCGCGATTTCTTCGCCCGTTCGCAGCTGTCGCAGTTCATGGACCAGATCAATCCCCTCGCCGAGGTCACGCACAAGCGTCGTCTCTCTGCGCTCGGACCGGGCGGTCTTAATCGTGAGCGTGCCGGCTTCGAAGTGCGTGACGTTCATCCGTCCCACTACGGCCGCATCTGCCCGATCGAAACGCCCGAAGGTCCGAACATCGGTCTGATCAACTCGCTCTCGACCTACGCTCGCGTCAACGAGTTTGGTTTCATCGAGACGCCTTACCGCCAGGTTAAAGACGGCAAGGTCACCGACAAGATCGACTATCTCACCGCCGACCAGGAAGAGGCCAAGGTCATTGCTCAGGCCAACTCCGAACTCGACGACAAGAACCACTTCGTGGGCAAGGTCACCGTCCGTCAGGACGGCGAGTTCCTTGAAGTCGTCGCCGCCGAAGTCCACTACATGGACGTCTCGCCCAAGCAGGTCATCTCGATCGCGGCCGGCATGATTCCGTTCCTTGAGCACGACGACGCCAATCGCGCGCTGATGGGTGCGAACATGCAACGTCAGGGCGTTCCTCTCCTCCAAGCCGAGTCGCCGTTTGTTGGCACCGGTATCGAAGAGCGCGTCGCTCGCGACTCCAAGATCGTCGTCGTCGCCGAGGATTCGGGCATCGTTGCCTACTCCGACGCCAAGATGGTCGTCATCACCAAAGACGGCGAACTCCCGCGCAACTTTGACAAGAGCCCGAAGACCGACGCCAAGAACGGCGTTTACGTTTACGAGCTCCGCAAGTTCATGCGCTCCAACGCCGGCACCTGCTTCAATCAGAAGCCGATCGTCGACAAGGGCCAGAAGATCAAAGCCGGCGACATCATCGCTGACGGTCCTTCGACCGAAAAGGGAGAAATGGCCCTCGGCCGTAACGTGCTTGTGGCGTTCATGCCCTGGAACGGTTACAACTTCGAAGACGCTATCCTGATCTCCGAAAAGGTGCTCAAGGAAGACATCTTCACTTCCATCCACATCCAGGAGTTTGAAGTCACTGCTCGTGACACCAAGCTCGGGCCGGAGGAAATCACGCGCGATATCCCTAACGTGGGCGAAGAGGCTCTCAAGAACCTCGACCACAACGGCGTCATTCGCATCGGTGCCGAAGTGAAACCTGGTGACATCCTCGTCGGTAAGATCACCCCGAAGTCCGAGACCGAGCTCGCTCCTGAGGAGAAGCTCCTCCGCGCGATCTTCGGTGAGAAGGCCGCTGATGTTAAGGACACCTCGCTGGTCGTCCCGTCCGGCGTCGCCGGCATCATCATGGACGTCAAGGTCTCCAGCCGCGTCGACTTCGAGAAGGAGAAGCTTTCTCCTTCCGATCGCCGCCGTCAGACCAAGCAGATCCAAGAAGATTACAAAACGCAGATGGACAAGTTGCGCGAAGGTCTCACCGAGGCCCTCTCCAACATCCTCCTCGGCGAAAAGATCCCGCTCGACGTCATCAACGGCGAGACAAACGAGATCATCATCCCGGCCAACCGTAAGATCACCAAGACGCTGCTCCGCAAGCTCGCCGCCGTCTCCAAGCACGTCGAGATCGATCCGTCCCCGGTTCGTATCAAGATCATGGAAATCATCGGTTCCTACCAGTCGAAGTTCGACGAGCTGGAAACTGACCGCGAGCGCAAGGTCAACAGCATCGAAGCCGGTGAAGACAACGGCAACGGCGCTATCAAGCAGGTCAAAGTCTACATCGCCACCAAGCACAAGCTTGAGGTCGGTGACAAGATGGCCGGTCGTCACGGTAACAAGGGTGTGGTCGCCAAGATCGTTCCCCAGGAAGACATGCCGTTCCTTCCGGACGGCACCCCGATCGAAATCTGCTTGAACCCCTTGGGCGTGCCTTCGCGCATGAACATCGGTCAGGTTCTTGAAACGCATCTCGGTTGGGCCTGTAAAAAGCTCGGTCTCAAGATCGCGACGCCGGTGTTCGATGGTATTCCTGAAAAGAAAATCCGCGAATATCTGAAGGAAGCGAAGCTCCCCACCTCTGGTAAGAGCTCGCTCTTCGACGGACGCACCGGTGAGAAGATCGATCAAGAGGTCGTGGTCGGCTACATCTACATGATGAAGCTGAACCATCTTGTGTCCCACAAGATCCACGCCCGCGCGGTCGGTCCTTACTCCCTCGTCACGCAGCAGCCGTTGGGCGGCAAAGCCCAATACGGCGGTCAGCGTTTCGGCGAAATGGAAGTGTGGGCGCTCGAAGCTTACGGCGCGGCGCACACCCTCCAGGAGCTCCTCACCGTCAAGTCCGACGACGTGCAGGGTCGCACCAAGATCTACGAGTCGCTCGTCAAGGGCGACAACACGCTGGTCGCGGGCACGCCCGAGTCCTTCAACGTGTTGATCAAGGAAATCCAGTCCCTCGGTCTGGATATCAAGCTCAACAAGCGCGATGCCCTCGGCGGTCTCACCGCCTGATCCGGTTCACGTCACCATTTAACGAATACATCAGGGATATAACTCAATATGAGCATTCAACCCAACGAAGTTGCCGCCGGTGCCCGCGAAGAAACTCGCGCCGCGCTCGGTCTGGAAGAGAGCCCGTTCGACTGCGTCTCCATCACCGTCTCCTCTCCGGAGACGATCCGCGCCTGGTCCAAGGGCGAGGTCAAGAACCCCGAGACGATCAATTACCGCACCTTCAAGCCCGAGCCGGGTGGTCTTTTCTGCCAAAAGATCTTCGGACCGGTCCGTGACTACGAGTGCGCCTGCGGAAAATACAAGCGCATCAAATACAAGGACGTCGTCTGCGATCGTTGCGGCGTCGAAGTGACCATCTCCCGCGTTCGTCGCGAGCGCATGGGCCACATCGAACTCGCTGTGCCCGTCGCCCACATCTGGTTCCTCAAGTCGATGCCTTCGCGCCTCGGCCTTCTCCTCGACATGACCGCTCGTTCGCTCGAGCGCGTCATCTACTATGAGAACTACATGGTCGTCGATCCGGGCAAGACCCCGCTCGAACTGAAGCAGCTCCTCACCGACGTCGAATACCGCCAGGCCCTCGACGAATACGGTGACGACTCCTTCGTCGCCAAGATGGGTGCCGAGGCCGTCCGTGACTGCCTCGTCAAGACCGACATGGAGGCGACCGTCGCCGAGCTCCAGGAGCAGATGCGCGCCACCAAGTCCAAGCAGATCAAAAAGAAGCTCTCGAAGCGTCTCAAGGTCATCCAGGGCTTCATCCACTCCCAGTCCCGTCCCGAGTGGATGGTCCTCGAAGTGCTGCCCGTCATCCCGCCCGACCTCCGTCCCCTCGTTCCCCTCGAAGGCGGCCGTTTCGCGACGTCCGACCTGAACGATCTCTATCGCCGCGTCATCAACCGCAATAACCGTTTGCGCAACCTGATGCAGCTCAAGACGCCTGACGTTATCATCCATAACGAAAAGCGCATGTTGCAGGAAGCCGTTGACGCTCTGTTCGACAACGGTCGCCACGGTCGTCCCGTCACGGGCGCCGGCAACCGTCCCTTGAAGTCCCTCTCGGACATGCTCAAGGGCAAGCAGGGTCGTTTCCGCCAAAACTTGCTCGGCAAGCGCGTGGACTACTCCGGCCGTTCCGTCATCGTCATCGGTCCCGAGCTCAAGCTCAACCAATGCGGTCTCCCCAAGAAGATGGCGCTGGTTCTCTTCGAACCGTTCATCATTCGCCGCCTCAAGGAACTCGGCTTCGTGCACACCGTCCGCGGTGCCCGCAAGATGATCGAGAAGAAGTCCCCTGAAGTCTGGGACATCTTGGAAGAAGTCACCAAGGGCCACCCGGTTCTCCTGAATCGTGCGCCGACCCTTCACCGTCTGTCCATTCAGGCGTTCGAACCCGTCCTGATCGAGGGCGAGGCGATCCGCGTTCACCCGCTCGTCTGCACAGCTTACAACGCTGACTTCGACGGTGACCAGATGGCCGTGCACGTTCCGTTGTCCCTCGAGGCTGTCATGGAGTGCAAACTCCTCATGATGGCGACGAACAACATCTTCTCGCCGTCCTCCGGCAAGCCGATTTTGACGCCCTCGCAGGACATCGTTCTCGGTGCCTACTACCTCACGATCGAGCCGCGCAAAAAGCCCGAAAAGGGCGTGCATGTTCCGCTGCTCTCCGGCCTCCAGGAAGTTCTCTTCGTT
This window of the Rariglobus hedericola genome carries:
- the secE gene encoding preprotein translocase subunit SecE, whose protein sequence is MKNPFRSTRLFFGEMVDELKKASWPTKTELRDSTIVVIVAAVILGVFTSISDFALYQVVDLFTSWVS
- the nusG gene encoding transcription termination/antitermination protein NusG → MSTETTTPVGAQWFALHTLSGQENKVKAYIEKFKKAEELEDYIFDVLLPTEVVSEVKNGKKSTKTRKLYPGYVFIQMRLFEEKRLINKPWYFVKEVAGVINFVGGENPAALRQSEIDEIKARIAEANGKEVPKVSYELGEEVKITDGAFANLTGRIDEIDPARGKLKISVSIFGRFTPVELEYWQVQRLTE
- the rplK gene encoding 50S ribosomal protein L11, which codes for MAKKIQGYIRLQLPAGAANPAPPVGPALGAQGVNIMAFCKEFNAKTKDQNGMILPVVITVYSDKSFTFILKSPPASVLLKKAANIASGAAAPNKDKVGKVTTKQLAEIWKLKKADMNAKDEAAGIKTIAGTARNMGIEVVD
- the rplA gene encoding 50S ribosomal protein L1, translating into MPVKQSKRYVSAVKSADLTKGYSLAEATEVLSKFPKAKFDETVELSIRLGVDATQGDQMVRGTTPLPNGSGKKVRVIVFTDAPEVALKAGADEAGLAELMKKVSEGYLDFDVAIATTEAMKQVRTLARVLGPKGLMPNPKSGTVTDDIAAGIKAVKAGRVEFKMDKAANIGVGIGKRSFTSAQLVENAQAVLEAISKAKPASFKGTYIKSVGLSSSMSPGVRVASTEFTKL
- the rplJ gene encoding 50S ribosomal protein L10, producing MRAEKQYLISEVESHLKKSDYVILANFSKVTVSDVAELRASLAAENAEFHVVKNSSLRVAAKALGLPEFDAASLAGPTAILVGGKNPAGVAKILKTFFDKKQKLEVKVGVLEKKVFSAKELAVIADLPPFDVLRSQFLSLLTSNAAAFVRVLDAKVKKEQPAA
- the rplL gene encoding 50S ribosomal protein L7/L12, whose amino-acid sequence is MSNLTKDQVIEWLSAQPVLELAALVKDLEGKWGVSAAAAVAAGPAAGGAAAAPAEEKTEFNVILTEAGANKIGVIKEVRAITGLGLKEAKDLVEGAPKPIKEGASKADAEDIKKKLEAAGAKVELK
- the rpoB gene encoding DNA-directed RNA polymerase subunit beta — encoded protein: MAVRNQPDRINFGKLREVIVPPNLIEIQITSYLDFLQKGIPEKQRKPQGLEAVFREVFPIESYDARLVLEYVSYTLGDSKNSELECIKEGITYSVPLYVKLRLREEDFIKDEEIYMGEIPMVTERGSFIINGAERVVVSQLHRSPGIAFEVAPHANGKPLHSFRVIPDRGTWLEVQFDNNDLLYVYLDRRRRRRKFLITTLLRAIGYSSDIDILNLFYEIKDIKISKALDLENVSTLVLVEDAIDAQKGVVLARAFEPLTKQIVRTFEKHGISSIRVIDTSSDEGAIIRALKKDPTRNEEEALKEIYKRLRPGEPPTTANAKALLKRLFFDPKRYDLGRVGRYKINQKLGLKVDLEQRILESGDITAATKYLVRLKRGEGVVDDIDHLGSRRVRTVGELLANQCRVGLSRTERLVRERMTMYDQSVDSITPQKLINPKALTTVIRDFFARSQLSQFMDQINPLAEVTHKRRLSALGPGGLNRERAGFEVRDVHPSHYGRICPIETPEGPNIGLINSLSTYARVNEFGFIETPYRQVKDGKVTDKIDYLTADQEEAKVIAQANSELDDKNHFVGKVTVRQDGEFLEVVAAEVHYMDVSPKQVISIAAGMIPFLEHDDANRALMGANMQRQGVPLLQAESPFVGTGIEERVARDSKIVVVAEDSGIVAYSDAKMVVITKDGELPRNFDKSPKTDAKNGVYVYELRKFMRSNAGTCFNQKPIVDKGQKIKAGDIIADGPSTEKGEMALGRNVLVAFMPWNGYNFEDAILISEKVLKEDIFTSIHIQEFEVTARDTKLGPEEITRDIPNVGEEALKNLDHNGVIRIGAEVKPGDILVGKITPKSETELAPEEKLLRAIFGEKAADVKDTSLVVPSGVAGIIMDVKVSSRVDFEKEKLSPSDRRRQTKQIQEDYKTQMDKLREGLTEALSNILLGEKIPLDVINGETNEIIIPANRKITKTLLRKLAAVSKHVEIDPSPVRIKIMEIIGSYQSKFDELETDRERKVNSIEAGEDNGNGAIKQVKVYIATKHKLEVGDKMAGRHGNKGVVAKIVPQEDMPFLPDGTPIEICLNPLGVPSRMNIGQVLETHLGWACKKLGLKIATPVFDGIPEKKIREYLKEAKLPTSGKSSLFDGRTGEKIDQEVVVGYIYMMKLNHLVSHKIHARAVGPYSLVTQQPLGGKAQYGGQRFGEMEVWALEAYGAAHTLQELLTVKSDDVQGRTKIYESLVKGDNTLVAGTPESFNVLIKEIQSLGLDIKLNKRDALGGLTA